Proteins encoded within one genomic window of Glycine soja cultivar W05 chromosome 1, ASM419377v2, whole genome shotgun sequence:
- the LOC114413568 gene encoding protein ASPARTIC PROTEASE IN GUARD CELL 1-like, whose translation MAPLTYLFFPLFLLFALTHSRTTPHSPQTTLLDVVSSLQNAHNVVAFTHHHPNKHQRQQESSLLTSSFGIQLHSRASIQKSSHSDYKSLTLSRLARDSARVKALQTRLDLFLKRVSNSDLHPAESKAEFESNALQGPVVSGTSQGSGEYFLRVGIGKPPSQAYVVLDTGSDVSWIQCAPCSECYQQSDPIFDPISSNSYSPIRCDEPQCKSLDLSECRNGTCLYEVSYGDGSYTVGEFATETVTLGSAAVENVAIGCGHNNEGLFVGAAGLLGLGGGKLSFPAQVNATSFSYCLVNRDSDAVSTLEFNSPLPRNAATAPLMRNPELDTFYYLGLKGISVGGEALPIPESSFEVDAIGGGGIIIDSGTAVTRLRSEVYDALRDAFVKGAKGIPKANGVSLFDTCYDLSSRESVEIPTVSFRFPEGRELPLPARNYLIPVDSVGTFCFAFAPTTSSLSIIGNVQQQGTRVGFDIANSLVGFSVDSC comes from the coding sequence ATGGCACCTCTCACTTATCTCTTCTTCCcactctttcttctctttgcctTAACCCACTCCAGAACCACACCACACTCTCCCCAAACGACACTCCTGGACGTCGTTTCCTCCCTCCAAAACGCACACAATGTCGTCGCCTTCACCCACCACCACCCTAACAAACACCAACGACAACAAGAATCCTCGCTTCTAACGTCGTCGTTTGGTATTCAGTTACACTCCCGAGCCTCAATTCAGAAATCCTCCCACAGCGACTACAAATCGTTAACCTTATCTCGACTCGCTCGCGACTCAGCTCGAGTCAAAGCTTTACAAACTCGCCTAGATCTCTTTCTGAAACGCGTCTCGAACTCGGACCTCCACCCGGCCGAGTCAAAGGCCGAGTTCGAGTCCAACGCGCTGCAAGGCCCTGTTGTCTCGGGAACGAGTCAGGGAAGCGGCGAGTACTTCCTCCGAGTCGGAATCGGAAAGCCACCGAGTCAAGCCTACGTGGTTCTCGACACGGGAAGCGACGTGAGCTGGATCCAATGCGCGCCGTGCTCCGAATGCTACCAACAATCGGATCCAATCTTCGACCCGATTTCGTCGAATTCGTACTCTCCGATCCGCTGCGACGAGCCGCAGTGTAAGTCCCTGGACCTCTCCGAGTGCCGCAACGGCACGTGCCTCTACGAAGTCTCCTACGGCGACGGATCCTACACCGTCGGAGAGTTCGCGACTGAGACTGTGACGCTGGGCTCCGCGGCGGTGGAGAACGTCGCCATCGGATGCGGCCACAACAACGAAGGACTGTTCGTCGGCGCCGCCGGTTTGCTCGGCCTTGGCGGCGGAAAGCTCTCTTTTCCAGCACAAGTCAATGCGACGTCGTTTTCTTATTGCCTCGTGAACCGCGACTCCGACGCCGTTTCAACTCTGGAGTTCAATTCACCGTTGCCGCGAAATGCTGCTACTGCACCGTTAATGCGGAATCCCGAGCTCGACACTTTCTACTATCTAGGATTGAAAGGAATCAGCGTTGGCGGTGAAGCTCTTCCGATTCCTGAATCGAGTTTTGAAGTTGATGCCATCGGCGGCGGAGGGATTATTATCGATTCCGGCACGGCGGTGACGCGGTTAAGGAGTGAGGTTTACGACGCGCTCCGCGACGCGTTTGTGAAGGGGGCGAAGGGGATTCCGAAGGCGAACGGCGTGTCGTTGTTTGACACTTGCTACGACTTGTCGTCGAGGGAAAGTGTGGAGATTCCGACGGTGTCGTTTCGCTTTCCTGAAGGGAGGGAGTTACCGTTACCGGCGAGGAATTACCTGATACCGGTTGACTCGGTGGGGACGTTCTGCTTCGCGTTTGCGCCCACCACGTCGTCGCTTTCAATCATTGGGAACGTGCAGCAGCAGGGGACACGTGTCGGTTTCGATATCGCGAATTCGCTCGTTGGATTCTCTGTTGATAGCTGCTAG